A window of Cohnella herbarum contains these coding sequences:
- a CDS encoding nucleoside hydrolase: MTESMGYRPTPGTPVPILLDTDIGPDCDDAGAVAVLHTLERMRKVQIVGMTHCTSSRWGAGCLDALNGYFGRGDIPVGTLKRLAGFLDDDEIYGKYNKGVAQGYPNRYAGTEEAPDAIDLYRELLSKAEDDTIVFVAIGPLVNLMHLLRSGPDRHSGLSGAELVARKARHLVAMGGRFPDGKEWNFEMHPEAAAYVVGHWPTGITFTGYEIGAEIRTGRRLHMDTPDDHPVRRSYVWYGGEGGVRESWDLTAVLYAAEGSSDYWDVVRGRAEVDPVSGANRWEPHPEGRHGYLTRKMDPEQIVELLDDLLVRLP; the protein is encoded by the coding sequence ATGACCGAGAGCATGGGATACCGACCGACGCCGGGGACGCCGGTTCCGATTCTATTGGATACGGATATCGGCCCCGATTGCGACGATGCGGGAGCGGTGGCCGTCTTGCACACGCTTGAAAGAATGAGGAAAGTTCAAATCGTAGGCATGACGCACTGCACTTCAAGCCGCTGGGGAGCCGGCTGTCTCGACGCGCTGAACGGTTATTTCGGTAGGGGCGATATTCCCGTAGGCACCTTAAAACGGCTTGCCGGTTTCCTCGATGACGACGAGATCTACGGAAAATACAACAAGGGAGTCGCGCAGGGTTATCCGAACCGATATGCGGGTACGGAAGAGGCGCCCGACGCAATCGATCTGTATCGCGAGCTGCTATCGAAGGCGGAAGACGATACGATCGTCTTCGTGGCGATTGGACCGCTCGTCAACCTGATGCACTTGCTCCGGTCCGGCCCCGATCGCCATTCCGGCTTGTCCGGTGCGGAGCTGGTCGCGCGCAAAGCGCGGCATCTCGTCGCCATGGGCGGCCGTTTCCCCGACGGCAAGGAGTGGAATTTCGAGATGCATCCGGAAGCGGCAGCCTATGTCGTAGGACATTGGCCTACGGGCATCACGTTTACCGGCTACGAGATCGGCGCGGAGATTCGTACCGGCCGCCGGCTTCATATGGATACGCCGGACGACCATCCCGTGAGGAGAAGTTATGTATGGTATGGCGGGGAAGGCGGCGTTCGCGAGAGCTGGGATCTGACGGCCGTCCTGTACGCGGCGGAAGGCTCGAGCGACTATTGGGATGTGGTTCGCGGCCGCGCCGAGGTCGATCCCGTGAGCGGAGCTAACCGATGGGAGCCGCATCCTGAAGGGCGGCATGGTTATTTGACGCGGAAGATGGATCCGGAGCAGATCGTGGAGTTGCTCGACGATCTACTCGTACGGCTACCTTGA
- the rbsK gene encoding ribokinase: MRKSVTALMKSICVIGSLNVDMVAAVERFPQPGETLTADGYSIYFGGKGGNQAIALGKLGANVKMVGKVGDDIHGHDYIRHLRMNGVDVSGIHTEKGAATGTAMIWVDRQGENQIVVSPGANGCMQTSDIDAMWEELVQSDLFLFQLEIPIGTVAYAVKRLKQAGKTIVLDPAPASQLPEAIFRYIDYMTPNETEVRYYAGKQDRYVYQLKEAAGSLIRRGVGTVIAKAGENGAYLIRDAELSHIDAYPTQAIDTTGAGDSFNAGFAYALASGFEVNEAVRIGNAVGALSVRQVGAQSAMPTREELDRFLETYRRGIKQ; this comes from the coding sequence ATGAGAAAGAGCGTGACAGCCTTAATGAAATCCATATGCGTAATCGGAAGTTTGAACGTGGATATGGTCGCGGCCGTCGAACGTTTCCCGCAACCCGGGGAGACGTTGACGGCGGACGGGTACTCTATTTACTTCGGGGGCAAGGGGGGCAATCAGGCGATTGCTCTGGGTAAGTTAGGGGCCAACGTGAAGATGGTAGGGAAGGTAGGAGATGACATTCACGGGCACGATTACATTCGTCACCTGAGGATGAACGGAGTCGATGTCAGCGGAATTCATACGGAGAAAGGCGCGGCGACGGGAACGGCCATGATCTGGGTCGACAGGCAAGGGGAGAACCAGATCGTCGTCTCTCCCGGCGCGAACGGCTGCATGCAGACTTCCGATATCGACGCGATGTGGGAGGAACTCGTCCAATCGGATCTTTTTCTGTTCCAGTTGGAGATTCCCATCGGCACCGTAGCTTATGCGGTCAAACGGCTGAAGCAAGCGGGAAAGACGATCGTCCTCGACCCCGCGCCGGCTTCCCAATTGCCCGAAGCCATCTTCCGATATATCGACTACATGACGCCGAACGAGACGGAGGTCCGATATTACGCGGGCAAGCAAGACCGTTACGTCTACCAGTTAAAAGAAGCGGCCGGGTCGCTTATACGAAGAGGCGTCGGGACGGTGATCGCCAAAGCGGGCGAGAACGGCGCATACCTGATCCGGGATGCGGAGCTGTCCCATATCGACGCTTATCCGACCCAGGCGATCGATACGACTGGAGCCGGAGATTCCTTCAATGCCGGCTTCGCGTATGCGCTCGCTTCGGGCTTCGAGGTTAACGAAGCCGTTCGAATCGGCAACGCGGTGGGCGCGTTGTCCGTTCGGCAAGTCGGCGCGCAATCGGCGATGCCGACCAGGGAAGAATTGGATCGTTTTCTGGAAACTTATCGACGGGGGATAAAGCAATGA
- a CDS encoding SRPBCC family protein, with translation MSAGENEIVTSRVFDFPRELAFRAWTTPEWLARWWGPEGFTNTFHECDMRPGGTWRLTMHGPNGVDYPNHSVFVEIVPSERIVLDHLSGHEFRVVATFEGLDESRTRVTFRQRFKLKEEFEEAKTYCIEANEQNFDRLGKLLSELAS, from the coding sequence ATGTCGGCAGGCGAGAATGAGATCGTAACTTCGCGCGTGTTCGATTTTCCGCGGGAGCTCGCGTTTCGGGCATGGACAACCCCCGAATGGCTAGCCCGATGGTGGGGACCGGAAGGCTTCACGAATACGTTTCACGAGTGCGATATGAGGCCGGGCGGAACTTGGCGGCTCACTATGCACGGACCGAATGGCGTGGATTACCCGAATCATAGCGTCTTTGTTGAGATCGTGCCGTCGGAACGGATCGTCCTTGATCATCTATCCGGTCACGAGTTTCGGGTCGTGGCTACCTTCGAGGGCTTGGATGAAAGTCGCACCCGGGTTACCTTTCGTCAACGGTTCAAACTTAAAGAAGAGTTCGAAGAAGCCAAGACGTACTGCATCGAAGCCAACGAACAGAACTTCGACCGGCTTGGCAAGCTGCTGTCGGAGTTGGCCTCCTAG